One segment of Burkholderia multivorans ATCC BAA-247 DNA contains the following:
- the ychF gene encoding redox-regulated ATPase YchF has translation MSLKCGIVGLPNVGKSTLFNALTKAGIAAENYPFCTIEPNVGIVEVPDARLKALAEIVKPERIVPAVVEFVDIAGLVAGASKGEGLGNQFLANIRETDAITHVVRCFEDDNVVHVAGKVSPIDDIEVINTELALADLGTVEKALARYSKAAKSGNDKEAAKLVAVLDKVRAHLDQGKAVRGLALSDDEQALLKPFCLITAKPAMYVANVKDDGFENNPHLDAVRKYAESENSPVVAVCAAIEAEIADLDDADKEAFLADMGMSEPGLDRVIRAGFKLLGLQTYFTAGVKEVRAWTIHIGDTAPQAAGVIHTDFERGFIRAQTIAFDDFIAYKGEQGAKEAGKMRAEGKEYVVHDGDVMNFLFNV, from the coding sequence ATGAGCCTCAAATGCGGCATCGTCGGCTTGCCCAACGTCGGCAAGTCCACTCTGTTCAATGCGCTGACCAAGGCCGGCATCGCCGCCGAGAACTACCCGTTCTGCACGATCGAGCCGAACGTCGGCATCGTCGAAGTGCCCGACGCGCGCCTGAAGGCGCTCGCCGAAATCGTGAAGCCCGAGCGCATCGTGCCGGCCGTCGTCGAGTTCGTCGACATCGCGGGCCTCGTCGCCGGCGCGAGCAAGGGCGAAGGCCTCGGCAACCAGTTCCTCGCGAACATTCGCGAAACCGATGCGATCACGCACGTCGTGCGCTGCTTCGAGGACGACAACGTCGTCCACGTCGCAGGCAAGGTGAGCCCGATCGACGACATCGAGGTGATCAACACCGAACTCGCGCTCGCCGATCTCGGCACGGTCGAGAAGGCGCTCGCGCGCTACTCGAAGGCCGCGAAGTCCGGCAACGACAAGGAAGCGGCGAAGCTCGTCGCGGTGCTCGACAAGGTGCGCGCGCATCTGGACCAGGGCAAGGCCGTGCGCGGCCTCGCGCTGTCCGACGACGAGCAGGCGCTGCTCAAGCCGTTCTGCCTGATCACGGCGAAGCCGGCGATGTACGTCGCGAACGTGAAGGACGACGGCTTCGAGAACAACCCGCACCTCGACGCGGTGCGCAAGTACGCGGAAAGCGAGAATTCGCCGGTGGTCGCGGTGTGCGCGGCGATCGAAGCGGAAATCGCCGATCTCGACGATGCCGACAAGGAAGCGTTCCTCGCCGACATGGGCATGTCGGAGCCGGGTCTCGATCGCGTGATCCGCGCCGGCTTCAAGCTGCTCGGGCTGCAGACCTACTTCACCGCGGGCGTGAAGGAAGTGCGCGCGTGGACAATTCACATCGGCGACACCGCGCCGCAGGCGGCCGGCGTGATCCACACCGACTTCGAGCGCGGCTTCATCCGTGCGCAGACGATCGCGTTCGACGACTTCATCGCGTACAAGGGCGAGCAAGGCGCGAAGGAAGCCGGCAAGATGCGCGCGGAAGGGAAGGAATATGTCGTGCACGACGGCGATGTGATGAACTTCCTGTTTAACGTCTGA
- a CDS encoding UbiH/UbiF family hydroxylase — protein MPAMTVHHTFDVAVVGGGLVGKTAALALTQSGYKTALLAQPVTPRPADLAFDTRVYALSSSSQALLERLRVWQALDHGRLAPVYDMRVYGDAHAELHFSAYQASVPQLAWIAESSLIETSLDAALRFQPNLTWFDARAQGLDVRDDAAVLALSSGQVLEADLVVGADGAHSWVRSQMGARVERRDYRQTGVVANFKASLPHRETAYQWFRDGEIVALLPLPDGHVSLVWSAHTAHADELLALDPAQLAAEVERVSHAQVGTLECVTPAAGFPLALQTVDKLIAPRVALVGDAAHLIHPLAGQGMNLGLRDVAALADAIATKESFRNLGDTVLLRRYERSRREDIRALMVATDGLQRLFAVPGSFAKAVRNAGMAFVGAQPLVKRWLVSAALG, from the coding sequence ATGCCCGCCATGACTGTCCACCATACCTTCGACGTCGCCGTGGTCGGCGGCGGGCTCGTCGGCAAGACGGCCGCGCTCGCGCTGACCCAGTCCGGCTACAAGACCGCGCTGCTCGCGCAGCCGGTCACGCCGCGGCCGGCCGATCTCGCGTTCGATACGCGCGTGTATGCGCTGTCGTCCAGCTCGCAGGCGCTGCTCGAGCGGCTGCGCGTCTGGCAGGCGCTCGATCACGGCCGGCTCGCGCCCGTCTATGACATGCGCGTGTACGGCGATGCGCACGCCGAGCTGCATTTTTCCGCCTATCAGGCGTCGGTGCCGCAGCTCGCCTGGATCGCCGAATCGTCGTTGATCGAGACGTCGCTCGACGCCGCGCTGCGTTTCCAGCCGAACCTGACCTGGTTCGACGCGCGCGCGCAGGGCCTCGACGTGCGCGACGACGCGGCCGTGCTCGCCTTGTCGTCGGGGCAGGTGCTCGAAGCCGATCTCGTCGTCGGCGCGGACGGCGCACACTCGTGGGTACGTTCGCAGATGGGCGCGCGCGTCGAGCGGCGCGATTACCGGCAGACGGGCGTCGTCGCGAACTTCAAGGCGTCGCTGCCGCACCGCGAAACCGCGTATCAATGGTTTCGCGACGGCGAAATCGTCGCGCTGCTGCCGCTGCCCGACGGCCACGTGTCGCTCGTGTGGTCCGCGCACACCGCGCACGCGGACGAGCTGCTCGCGCTCGACCCCGCGCAGCTCGCGGCCGAAGTCGAGCGCGTGTCGCACGCGCAGGTCGGCACGCTCGAATGCGTGACGCCGGCCGCCGGTTTCCCGCTCGCGCTGCAGACGGTCGACAAGCTGATCGCGCCGCGCGTCGCGCTCGTCGGCGATGCCGCGCATCTGATCCATCCGCTCGCGGGGCAGGGGATGAACCTCGGCCTGCGCGACGTCGCCGCGCTCGCCGATGCGATCGCGACGAAGGAGAGCTTCCGCAACCTCGGCGATACGGTGCTGCTGCGCCGCTACGAGCGTTCGCGCCGGGAGGACATCCGCGCGCTGATGGTCGCGACCGACGGCCTGCAGCGGCTGTTCGCCGTGCCCGGTTCGTTCGCGAAGGCCGTGCGCAATGCGGGCATGGCGTTCGTCGGCGCGCAGCCGCTCGTGAAGCGCTGGCTGGTATCCGCCGCGCTCGGTTGA
- a CDS encoding DsbC family protein, whose product MKKTIRIASLALAVTMAALGCTAQADQTTDKLKVTLQARLGNDAPIKSVSKSPVAGLYEVNLGSQIIYSDAAGDYVLLGDLVDAKTHKNLTDARLSELNKIDFTSLPFANAIKVVKGNGARKIAVFSDPNCPYCKRLETTLQSVDNVTVYTFLYPVLSPDSTAKSKAIWCATDRAKTWQSWMLDHRAPSGAGNCDTSALDKNLALGRGMNVTGTPTIFLPDGRRLPGAVSADQLNQALASSK is encoded by the coding sequence ATGAAAAAAACGATCCGCATCGCCTCGCTGGCGCTGGCCGTCACGATGGCGGCGCTCGGCTGCACTGCGCAGGCCGATCAGACCACCGACAAGCTGAAAGTCACGCTGCAAGCGCGTCTCGGCAACGACGCACCGATCAAGAGCGTGTCGAAATCGCCGGTCGCGGGGCTGTACGAAGTGAACCTCGGCTCGCAGATCATCTATAGCGATGCGGCGGGCGACTACGTGCTGCTCGGCGATCTCGTCGACGCGAAGACGCACAAGAACCTCACCGACGCACGCCTGTCGGAGCTCAACAAGATCGACTTCACGAGCTTGCCGTTCGCCAACGCGATCAAGGTCGTGAAGGGCAACGGCGCGCGCAAGATAGCCGTGTTCTCCGATCCGAACTGCCCGTATTGCAAGCGTCTCGAAACCACGCTGCAGTCGGTCGACAACGTCACCGTGTACACGTTCCTGTATCCGGTGCTGTCGCCCGATTCGACCGCGAAGTCGAAGGCGATCTGGTGCGCGACCGATCGCGCGAAGACGTGGCAGAGCTGGATGCTCGATCATCGTGCGCCGTCCGGCGCCGGCAACTGCGACACGAGCGCGCTCGACAAGAATCTCGCGCTCGGCCGCGGCATGAACGTGACGGGCACGCCGACGATCTTCCTGCCGGACGGCCGCCGCCTGCCGGGCGCGGTGTCGGCCGACCAGCTGAACCAGGCGCTCGCGTCGAGCAAGTAA
- a CDS encoding M61 family metallopeptidase: MNQPIRYSIVPKDVAAHLFEVTVTVSDPDPDGQRFSLPVWIPGSYLVREFARNIVTLDAFNDAGRKVRIAKTDKHTWQAAPVSGALTLRYVVYAWDLSVRSAYLDESGGFFNGTAVFLNVAGRDDAPCEVDIAKPAGDVFRAWRVATALPEARGTKRYGFGAYRAANYDELVDHPVTIGEFALATFDAHGVPHDIVIAGRVTQLDMERLRTDLKRVCEAQIALFEPKSKKAPMDRYVFMTLAVSDGYGGLEHRASTALICNRTDLPVKGRPETTEGYRTYLGLCSHEYFHTWNVKRIKPAAFVPYDLTRENYTSLLWLFEGFTSYYDDLMLVRSGLMSQDEYFAALGRTIGGVLRGTGRLKQSVADSSFDAWIKYYRQDENATNAIVSYYTKGSLVALAFDLAIRAQTRHRKSLDDVMRLLWQRYGRDFYRGKQAGVAEDEVAALIEEATGVALGRLFSDAVHGTRDLPLAELLAPFGVTLAPDLGAPGAVAKPSIGARLRGGADCTLAAVYEGGAAHRAGLSAGDTLIALDGLRVTGTNLDALLARYRPGDKVEVHAFRRDELRTAKLKLDGPEVSRYRLTAAARPAALLKAREAWLKG, encoded by the coding sequence ATGAACCAGCCGATCCGCTATTCGATTGTCCCGAAAGACGTTGCCGCCCACCTGTTCGAAGTGACGGTGACGGTTTCCGATCCCGATCCCGACGGCCAGCGCTTTTCGCTGCCCGTATGGATTCCGGGCAGCTATCTCGTGCGCGAGTTCGCGCGCAACATCGTGACGCTCGACGCGTTCAACGACGCCGGCCGCAAGGTACGGATCGCAAAGACCGACAAGCATACGTGGCAGGCCGCGCCCGTCAGCGGCGCGCTGACGCTGCGCTACGTCGTCTACGCATGGGATCTGTCGGTGCGCTCCGCGTATCTCGACGAATCGGGCGGTTTCTTCAACGGCACCGCGGTGTTCCTGAACGTCGCGGGCCGCGACGATGCGCCGTGCGAAGTCGACATCGCGAAACCGGCCGGCGACGTGTTTCGCGCATGGCGCGTCGCGACCGCGCTGCCGGAGGCGCGCGGCACGAAGCGCTACGGCTTCGGTGCCTATCGCGCGGCAAACTACGACGAACTCGTCGACCATCCCGTCACGATCGGCGAATTCGCGCTCGCGACGTTCGACGCGCACGGCGTGCCGCACGACATCGTGATCGCCGGGCGCGTGACGCAGCTCGACATGGAACGGCTGCGCACGGACCTGAAGCGCGTGTGCGAAGCGCAGATCGCGCTGTTCGAGCCGAAGTCGAAGAAGGCGCCGATGGATCGCTACGTGTTCATGACGCTCGCGGTCAGCGACGGCTACGGCGGCCTCGAGCATCGGGCCTCGACCGCGCTGATCTGCAATCGCACCGATCTGCCGGTGAAGGGGCGCCCGGAAACGACGGAAGGCTATCGCACGTATCTCGGCCTCTGCAGCCATGAATACTTCCACACCTGGAACGTGAAGCGGATCAAGCCGGCGGCGTTCGTGCCGTACGACCTGACGCGCGAGAACTACACGTCGCTGCTGTGGCTGTTCGAAGGCTTCACGTCGTATTACGACGACCTGATGCTCGTGCGCAGCGGGCTGATGTCGCAGGACGAATATTTCGCGGCGCTCGGTCGCACGATCGGCGGCGTGCTGCGCGGCACGGGCCGCCTCAAGCAGAGCGTCGCGGACAGCTCGTTCGACGCGTGGATCAAGTACTACCGCCAGGACGAGAACGCGACGAACGCGATCGTCAGCTATTACACGAAGGGCTCGCTCGTCGCGCTCGCGTTCGATCTCGCGATTCGCGCGCAGACGCGTCACCGCAAGTCGCTCGACGACGTGATGCGGCTGCTCTGGCAGCGCTACGGCCGCGACTTCTATCGCGGCAAGCAGGCGGGCGTCGCCGAAGACGAAGTCGCCGCGCTGATCGAAGAAGCGACCGGCGTCGCACTCGGCCGTCTGTTCAGCGATGCGGTGCACGGCACGCGCGACCTGCCGCTCGCCGAGCTGCTCGCACCGTTCGGCGTGACGCTCGCGCCGGACCTCGGCGCGCCCGGTGCGGTCGCGAAACCGTCGATCGGCGCACGTCTGCGCGGCGGCGCCGACTGCACGCTCGCAGCCGTCTATGAAGGCGGCGCCGCGCATCGTGCGGGGCTGTCGGCCGGCGACACGCTGATCGCGCTGGACGGGTTGCGCGTGACGGGCACGAACCTCGATGCGCTGCTCGCGCGCTACCGTCCGGGCGA